AACTACTCTGGCCTGCTCCTTGGTGCATGCATGCCTGCAGAACAGAATATAACCTAGAATACCCCACGAATGAATGGTTGGCTAATGTCACTCTTACTTTTTCAGTGCCCGTGTACCTGCCGTTCCTTCTTGTTGGGTCTGTATTTGTGGCATTTGTTGTTGGTGGTACCTGTGTTGGAATTTGCTGCTGCAAATGCTTAAAATCCCAGGATGAGGGGCAGCAAAGTGGACTTGCACCTGGCCAGACCTGGCTACTAGAACCTGATCTTCCTTCTCGCCTCTCCAGTTCCAGTTCTGCCACCAGAAGCTCACTGAGTAGTGGTCCTCAGACCAGCAACATCTGCATGACTCTAGCTCCATCCCTTCCTATTATGGGGTTGGGTGAAGATGCTCGGTTCTTAAGTCCTCCACCTACCAGTGGAAAACTCTTGCACCCTTCACGCACTAACCAGAGAATACCAACTGATCGTACCGCAATAATGGCTCCAGCATCTTTCCTGAAAAGAACAATTTATGGACACAGTGCTAACTCATCCCTTATTGGGGTAACACAGGGTGACCACATGATGTACTCGGGAGTTCATGTCTGAGAAGATGACACACAGCATACAGCCTGAACCGAGTGCTATTTCAC
The window above is part of the Strix aluco isolate bStrAlu1 chromosome 10, bStrAlu1.hap1, whole genome shotgun sequence genome. Proteins encoded here:
- the LOC141927709 gene encoding protein shisa-1-like; translation: MAMEALCALGLLLALRCTPGQAGEYCHGWAGSPQRWHRGFQCPERYDGPEATLCCGTCSLRYCCSSREARLDQGQCPGDHQQPSPRPPVPVPVYLPFLLVGSVFVAFVVGGTCVGICCCKCLKSQDEGQQSGLAPGQTWLLEPDLPSRLSSSSSATRSSLSSGPQTSNICMTLAPSLPIMGLGEDARFLSPPPTSGKLLHPSRTNQRIPTDRTAIMAPASFLKRTIYGHSANSSLIGVTQGDHMMYSGVHV